AGTTACTGGGAGATGGTGGCTGGCTCCCCCCAGAGAGCCCTGAGTTGGGCCTGGGAAGCAGGTGGGGTTAGTGATGCACCTTGGTGAGCACCTGCCTTCCTTGACACCTCTTTCTGGACAGGACGCTGCCACAGGGTCTGCTTTACTAGGCACTATTTAGTGGATCTTCTTTAGGAGGCTGTCCCCACATAGGGGCCAGGACTAGCAGCTCTGAGGTAGGACGTGTGGCCCCGTGTAATTCTACCCCAGTCCCTCCCTACTCCTAGCCCTTCCCTCCCTACTCCTCCAGGTGTCAAGGTCACAGGGTGAGAGAATCCACTCACATCTCTGCCCTAGTCCTGCAGGCTGTGACCTGCAGGTCACACATGGCTGTGGCTGGACAGGGAGGTGCAAGAGGTGGCCTTGGCAGATTCAGCCTCCCACCTGGAGACCTGCACGTGCCTTTCCCATGACGCACTCTCAGGCCTGGCATGGGTCGTGTCCCCTGCTCCCCACACCTGTAAAGCCAAACACAGTGACAGCTCCGTGCCTGCAGCTTGGGTTTGTCAAATCCAGTGGCCTTTTCTCCCTGTGGCTCCAGGACCACAACTGAGGACAGCATGTGGGACGTCTTCCCACGCTACAACAGCATCCCAGAAGCCCAGTTTGTTTAAgtgctctgccccctccccactgcaCAGAAACTACGACCCCCTGAAGGCCAGGCTAAGGGTCTTGGGAGGGCACCTGGTTTCCCTGCACCTCAACTTCCCAATCTTTTAAACCAGGACcttactctctccctctctgccctgACCTGAGTGATTTCCAAGATCTCTGGCTTCCAGGTCTGGAGCCCTTTCTACTTAAGAGAAGAGAGCTCATCAGTGTCCCCTTGGTGACACGCTGTCCTAAACTGCCTAGAAACCCACTGTCTCATGGGAGAATCACTAGACCAGGTGCAAAATctggggctggaaggaggaagCAGCCAGCTGTCACTCAGGAGAGGGACAATGTTGGGAATAGTGTCACTGTCCCTTTCACGACCATCGGAAAGAATCAGGTGTGGGGTTGAACACTCCTGAGTTCAAGCTCATCTCAGCCACTAACTACATGACCTTGTGCAAACAACTTCACTTCTTTGCACCTCACTGGTCTCTTGGTGGGTAAATTGTGGGTAAAGGTGTCTGCCGTGCACGGCTACTGTATTAAAAGAGACAGCATGTGTAAACCACAAAGTGACTTACGCCCTAAGGTAGGGTGGTAgtgttgccagataaaatacaggacgtCCAATTAATGTCACATTTCAGGAAAATGACACATAATTTTCTGTATAAGTATTTTACATGGGACATACTTATCCTAAAATATTACTTGTCGTTTACCTGAAATGCAACATTAACTGGATGTCctgggtttttctgtttgttttgctatttGGGTTTGGTTCGGGTTTCTGGCATCCCTTCTCCCACTTCCCTCCAGCAAGGCAGCTCCTCCTCTGTCTTTAGACCCAGAGCCCGCCTCCCCCAAGCCCCTGAAGGAGCCTGAACGGAGGGGACCGGGGGACCTTGACAGAGTTTCCTCCTCCTCTGCAAAGGGAGGCTCACCTGGCAGATGAACACATTTTTGCAACTGTCAGAGCTAGTCAAGGTCACAGGGAGAAAGCTCTGGGCTCCGCACTGCTTCTCTAGGGGATGAGGGGGAAGGGCGGACGTGGAAAGGCCGCAGAACAGCATCCTCCTCTCCTGGCTCCTCACTTCGAATCCCCTCCCCTGGGAGAGGCAGGGCGCCCACCTAGAAAGCCCTGCACTGATGCCCTGCTGGGGCCTAGTTTTCTCAGCAGGAAGTGGGTGGTCGGCGTGGCGAGGGGGCTGGGAGCCGGGAGGTCCAGGTGCATCCCCAGCCCTGTTTTTATCCctctatgtgatcttgggcaggttactCCCAACACCTCTCTGGGCCTTCTAGTTAAAATAGGACAACAACAGCAGCACTAAAACTTACATAGtcctcactgtgtgccaggtactgttctaagtactttataaaCAATGCCCTTTTAATCCTCCCAAGCACCCTATGAGGTGGGTACTGTATCATCCcaattttacagacgaggaaacctGGGTGCAAAGAGGTCAGACAACCAGTGAGacgcagaggcaggatttgaagcCGAGCAGCTGGGTGCCAGTCAGGGCTCTCAGCCACTTGGCCCGGCTGCCTTTGTGAAAAGTGTAAGCAGCAGCCCAGACACAGGAGGAGGGAAGGTGACGACTAACACCTCCTGAGCACCTATTCCGAGCTAAGCATTACTGTCCCCTTTACAGAGTGGATCTTATCTAAAACGCACAGCAAACAGGGTGGAGACTGTACTACAGCCTGAATTTAGAGGCAGAGagactggggctcagagaggtcagggaCTTGGACAGGATCAGAAATCTGAGTCCAGATCTGAACCGAGTCTCTCACTTCAAGGCCTGTGCTGGTTCCTCCACCCCACACCCTGTCTCTGGCTCACAGTTTAGAGGGACACAGCTCTAGCCACACAGTGCATGCAGCTGCATGGAGACGGGAGCTGCCCCTGGCACTGCACCCTGTGGGGTGCCCGAAGCCGTCCTGCTGCCCCGAGCTGCCTCTGTGCTCTTCCCACTGGATGGGACCAAGGCTCTTCTAGCCCCCACCCTATGCCCAGGACCCTGGACGCTTCTCTGAACCAGTGCATCCTTTCCCCAGCCACACATACCCGTCTGGGGTCCGTTTTCCTCCCTATGTTCCCCAAAGTAGGAGAAAGAACACTTTACATCCTTCCTGCTGTTTTCTTTCACCCACATCACCTCATTTCAGTCCTGACAACCACCCAGTCGGATGGACTATGCATTTCACGTGTGAGGAACGTGAGGCTCAAAAAGTCAAGTGACCTACCCAGGGTTACCCAGATGTTAAGCCAGGACGCAAACCCACGGCTTCAGATCCAAATCCAAGGCTCTGTGGAAATCTCAGACATCAATCCAAGTActctagagatgaggaaactgaggccccgagAAGATAAGTGGCCTGTTCAAGGTCATGGCCATGCATGGCAGACCAGAGACAGAAGCCTGCAGCTCCTGTCCCCAGAAGGCCTTGCTCTCATCTGGAAGGCAATGGGAGCCAATGATACCAACCCAACCAACAATAGGGAAAAGATGCCAACTCCACCAAGAAGCAAAGGCAGCAGCAATCAGCACCAAGGCGCACCCCCTCCCGCAGCAGTCTTTGTCCTGTCATTCCTGTCTCCAGGACAGAGTCTTCTCgtggagagggtctggggagccAGGCAGGTGAGTGAGGGCAAAGTTTAAAGTTGGGGGACTCTGCACCTCGCAGGCAGGATCTGTTTTGGAATTGCTTCTGTGGTAGAGCCAGCCTGGGCTGAAAGTGCCAGCTCAGAGGCCAGCCTCTGCTGAGGAGTGACCACCCTGATGCGTGGGGTATGTGCGCATAACAGTATAGAGCAAATGACCGCAGGATTCAGCACATCGATTAGCAGCATCTCAGTACACGGAAAAAAGGAACACCAAAGCTAAATCTGCACCTGTGTCACTTTTTATAACGTGGGCCTTGCAGCTCTGGTTCCAATTCTGCCTAAACcttgggggcagggtgggaggtggggtctgGCCCCAAGAGGTCACTGTGCACCTGAAGCTCCCAGACTCGCAGGTGGAATCCACCGAGGGTAAGGACCTCTGCCTGCCCCTCGCCACGGTGCCCATCCCTACGGATGCTGGGGTCTCCTCCTCGGCTCTGGTGGGCTCTGACTTTGCTCCTTCCCGATAGCCTTCACAGGCCCCTGCGTTCCCATCTGTCCAGTGGGTATCTGTGCCCACGCCCCCACTGCAAAGGTTCACCAGGAAAGCAGGAGGACAACAGCTCACAGCacttttgttcagcttttcccatCTGGGCAGAAAAGCCACAGAACAATAAATCATTACTGCATCACTGGCTTTACTGGGCTGCCATTATTCTTACCTGGACTATTCGCCACCCCTTTTAGACAGAAAAGCAAACTGGGGCTGAGAAGCTGAGAGACCAGCTCAGGCTCCAGAGGCTGCCCAGAGCCCTTGCAACTGGCTGGTTCTCTCCGCGTGGTCAGGGCACCGAGAATGGAGCTGTGTTTCCCACACAGTAGGGTGCCTCGCCCGTAGGAGACCCCCGTAAATAACCTGCACCCACCAGTCCTAGGACCCAAAGCCCAGTGCGATGATGTTGGCCAGGAGTGACAGAGAACCCGCAGGTCCCTAACTTGGGAAAGTGAGTTGTTGGAGAGACAGGGGAAGACGCCCAACCTCCGGGGCAGAAACTCCACTTGCTCAGTAGCCCCGGAGCATCCTCTCCCAGGCTCGACCGAGGCCCCTCACCCCAGGGTTGTCAGGGCTCCTCATTgccctctccctgctctctccctcCCCGCACCCCGGCTCCCCGCCCAGCCAGCCCGGCTCACCTTTGGGCAGTTTGGACGCGTTCTCCTCAAGCCAGGAGAAGAGGTGGGCGAAGTCACAGTCGCAGAGCCAGGGGTTCCCGTCCAGGCGCAGGGTGCGCAGCGCGGGCAGCGCGGCCAGGGCGGCCACGCTGAGGCTGCGCAGGTTGTTGTCGTTGAGCTCCAGCACCTGCAGCGACTCCAGGGTCTCGAAGGCCGCCTCGTGCACGCCTGCCAGGTTGTTGTTGGCCAGGCTCAGCTTGACCAGCCTCCCGGCCGAGCGGAAGGCGCCGGCGCCCAGCTGGGTCAGGTTGTTGTAGCTGAGGTCGAGGAACGCGAGCTTGGCCGAGCCGCTGAACGTGCCCTCCTTCAGCGAGCGCAGCGAGTTGTTCCTGAAGTCCAGGTAGACCAGGTCGCCATAAAAGATGAAGAAGTCCTCGGGGATGTGCTGGATGCGGTTGCCGGCCACCAGCAGCTTGCGCACGTCCAGGGGGAAGGGATCGGGCACGCTGGGCAGCCCGCGGTCGCGGCAGTCCACGGTGTGCGGGTCGGTGCAGGCGCAGCCCGCGGGGCACGCGTGCCCGGGcccgagcagcagcagcagcagcagcagcaggaggctgCAGAGCCCGAGCGCGGCGCCGGCGGGGGCGCGGGGGACAGCGCGGGGGCGCATGGCCAAGGGGCCCGCGCGAGCCGCGGCGACGCGGGCGCAGCTCCCGGGGCTGCACGGCGGGATCCCGCTGGCCGGGCGCGGGGAGCCGGAGAGCCGCCCGGGGCCGGGAGGGCGTGCACCCGGGCGCGCGGGGGCGACCGAGCGCGGCGCGGACGGACCCGGGGAGCCCGGGTGGCAGCAATGGAGCGGGGAGAAGCGGGAAGGGAGGGGCGAGGGACTCGCAAAAGGATTTACCCGGACAGGAAATTAACCCGCTGGAAAATCCCGAGGGAGAGGCGGGAGCCGTAGGGGTGGCCGAGGGACCGTCGCCAAACACGGGGGAAATGAGACCTGCCGCGCGGACTTGGCCAGCGGCACTCGCGGACGAAGTTCCTTTACCGACCCCCCGAGCGGTTTCCACAGCGCGTGTCCCGGCCGTGCGCCCCGCGCCCCCGCCGGGTGCCAAAGCGCGCTCCCCGTGTGCCACTCCCGTTGCCAAAGGGAACAGGACCTGGGTCGCTCCAGGGACTGCTGAGCTGCGTTTGGGCGGGGCTCCTGGGGACGAGAGGGtggcttccctccctcccccacctgctCTTGACCCGTCTTCGTGAGGCCATAGGGTGAGCTGCCAGGGTCCCTGCTGTGACCCAGAAGAAGGCCAGCGCCAGTCAGCAGTTTCCGTGCTGGCCCCGAGCTTCTCTATGGCACTGACACCCACTCGGGCACGGGCACGGATATGACAGAGGCTCAACCTGGAGGCACTTTGATCTGAGGTCACAGGCCTGGGTTCtgagctgtgtggcctcagaCCAGTGCCTCCACCTCTCTGGACCCGGTGAGCCCCATGTGTGAAATAAGAAAGGATAATAGTGTCTCACCAGCTCTGGGGGAGGACCAGggagtcaagaaaaaaaattctaaatgctctttccttccccctcctctcccaccaAACCTCCAGCGTTTATGGCCTGGGTGGGTGGTCAGGGAGGTGCCAAGGCTTAAAGGACAGCAACGAGTTGGTGAGGTTAGTCTCCCACactggcagaattccctcttcaCCACCCCCAAGCCAAACTCCTTTCCCTCGCCCCACCCCCATTTTAGAAACTTCTCTATGGGGAGGTCCCCACAGAGCCCTCAAGAGATTGTCTTGCTGTTAGCTATTTTGGTCCAAATACCCTGGAATTGACAGGCTCCGACTGGACCAAAATAACCCAGGGAACAGCTGTTGGGCAGCAGGCCACTGGAGACCCTGTCCTGGCCCCTGGACAGGCTGGGGATTGGTGGAATCTGGGATTCTGCAGCCACAAGCTAAGCCCCCGGCCTTCTTCCAAAGGTACACTCAGTTTTGATGCCTCTGAGCCATGGGATCAAAAACTGAGCCTCTGGGACCCAGCCAAGGGCTCAATGGCGGAGAGTGTTTGCAGGAGTCCCAGGGAGGGGTAAGGGGGACGGAAGGAGGAGTGGTTTGCAGGAGCGAttgtgggggcggggggaagaggATGCAGGAgccctggggaaggggtgggggagaccaGGGGGAAGCTTCCAGTTGCTTGGAGTCCTGCAGCTCTTTCCTTGCTTAGATTCCAGGCCACCAAGCCAGACCTCCCAAGTCCCCTGTCTGTGTCCCCATTCTCCCAGGGTCCCCAGTTTGCCTTTGTCATCCCCAGCTTCAGGGGCTCAGCCCCCCCACTCAGGTGTCATCCTCTTGAAGAGGCAGGTGCTGGGGGGTGGAATGGTCTGAACCCAGAGTGGGTGAAAGTCCTTAGCCTGCACAAAGGATGCATTATTGAAGAGCCAGACAAAATGCAGACAGGTGGCAGAATAAACACGTCCCCCACCCTTGCAACTTTGCAGAAGCACCCTGAAATGATCTGTTGCCCTTTTCCAGTCTCAGGCTTGGTTCTGGCTGCTCACTGAGTACTGAGGGGAACCTGTTACTGGGTTGAGCCGTTCCTTAGCATCATTGCTTCATGACACTGGGTTTGGCCGGGCTGCCATCTTGCACATGTGGGCCCACATGTCCGAATGTTTGAGTGTGCACACAAGCCCTCCCTGCCAAGTCATCTGGATGGCTGGAGCACTGATCTATGCATCAGGACCCTGGATATGATCCTGTCCCCTCCACTAGCTAGGGAATCTATCACAAGCCACTTGATCTCTCTGGGGACTTCTCAGCCAGCAGTCCCTGGGctactttcttttcaaaatttaaaaacatctcaTGAAAATTGGACCTTTACCTTTGAGGAGGTCACCCAGAGTAAATGCTGCAGTTCTTGGCAATGAACTCAATGGTAGCACTAATTCTCCTGTGTTGAGCAGAGACTTTAACTGGTGCTCATCAGTGGCTTTAATTAATGAAAACAGAGAGGAATTTCTACTTAATAAAAGCAGGGTATTTAGCCAACAAGGGCTTGCGAAACAGGGGGATGCATggtagtaaaataataaaagaggctCCTGGTAATGAAACTGTTGAGAAACACCACTCCTAGCTTTGATGTTTTCATCCTGAAACTCGGGAGAAAATactttccctctcctctttcACAGACAATGTGAGGGCCACGTGGGGAAGTATTTGCACGGGAATATGACTTGAAAAGTGGAAACACATTGCATATAAAAGTGGCCATAAGTCTTGCTAGGCAGGAACTACTTGCTTCTTGCTTTAAGTGTCCCCAAAGTTTTTTGGATCCAAATCtaggcatttattttttcattaataacAGCCAAACTAGACAGGGTTGGGGTTCATGGGGAGCAGGGAGGTCTCccagattccaggactcccatCCCTTGGGGAAAATGCAAGCTTTGCCACCTCTGATTTTTCCCTCAGCAAGAAGAACATAGCCGTGACCTCagcaaggtcacacagtgagtcagTGATAGCAGCTGGAAATAGAACAGGGGTATTCTGAGTCCTCACCTGCTCCACTCACCCCCTTaccctgctctctccccagcaAGGGAGCCTCTTAAGCTTGAGGACAAGTATTGCAGGTGACTACACCTGGAGAAACTCTCAGAGATTCCATCTGTCAGCTCTGTCTCTGTATTTATTCTGAGTCAACACGCTTTGTAATTCCTATTCAAGAGGCTCAGAACAGGCGTGGCCAATACCCAACGTATTCTGATGTTTAAAAACCTGATGTCATGCCTCCCCAGATCCCCCAGCAGAATTCCCCTCTTGTCCTGCTTCCCATCCTTGTCTGACTCCCCATGAGGCTGGGCCTTGGGGAGCCATGTGGAGGGCAGACCCCAGGACATCCCCATGTGGGGCCCAGTCCCTGTAAGCAAACACAATCCATAATGAGGCTTTTCCCCTTTGGTGACCAGACTGGCAGCCAAATTAGTCAAAGTCCTAGGCCCCAAATTGTAAACAAGATGATGCCGGTGTGTGATGTACAGGAGTCTGAATGTAGGTGCAAATGCTAGGTTTGAATGATAACAGTGTGGCTGATGCTTGGTGATGTCATTTGGGTTAGTGGTGTGTATCACTTCTGATTAGCTCCTGGTTGACCTGGGCAGGAGTCAGGAGGACATCCCATTGGCCCCAAGAAAGGACACACACTCTAGTCCTTTGCCTGGCGTAGGCTGACTCGATGGAACCTGCTCCCTGATCTACAGGCACTGCTGTGTCTCTGTCTCCTACTAACTAATTAAATGAAAGGGGAAGCTCTTCCGTGTTCCCACCCCACTGCCCTTCCTAGCTGCCACCACCAGGGGACACCATCTGCTGCCTGCACTGGTCAGAGCTGAGCGCTTACTGTCAATGTAGCAGTTGAGGACTCCCTGGCAACCCTGGCTCACTTTTTAGAAGAAAACTCCTTCCCTTAGTTTCACCTCTGGAACCAGGAAATGAATCTTCAACAGCCTAAATGGTAGACCGGGTGGTAGTAGCGTGAGTCAGACGGACCTGGATCACATCCTAGTTGTGTCACCTTGGTCAAGTTTCTTAACttcactaagcctcagttttcccatccatGAAATGGGATAACACTAGCGTCTACTTCACTGGGTTGTTCCGAGGATTGTATGTTTACAATGTAAACATCATCTTGTTTACAATTTGGAGCCTAGGACTTTGGCTAATTTAGCTGCCAGTCTGGTCACCTATCAAGTACTTAATAGCCAGTCTGACATGTAGTAGTAACACAGTCATGACAGCTACATAATGATCTATTTCTCCATCTTTACAGAGATTACAGATAAAGATTTCACAGAGGTGGATATTCTTCAGGTAAAGGAACAAAGTCTCTGGGATTTATTAGTGATGCCCTAACATTCTATGGT
The sequence above is drawn from the Cynocephalus volans isolate mCynVol1 chromosome 8, mCynVol1.pri, whole genome shotgun sequence genome and encodes:
- the LRRC38 gene encoding leucine-rich repeat-containing protein 38 codes for the protein MRPRAVPRAPAGAALGLCSLLLLLLLLLLGPGHACPAGCACTDPHTVDCRDRGLPSVPDPFPLDVRKLLVAGNRIQHIPEDFFIFYGDLVYLDFRNNSLRSLKEGTFSGSAKLAFLDLSYNNLTQLGAGAFRSAGRLVKLSLANNNLAGVHEAAFETLESLQVLELNDNNLRSLSVAALAALPALRTLRLDGNPWLCDCDFAHLFSWLEENASKLPKGLDEIQCSLPMGNRRISLRELSEASFSECKFSLSLTDLFIIIFSGVAVSIAAIVSSFFLATVVQCFQRCTPNKDTEDEDEDEDD